From a region of the Calonectris borealis chromosome 2, bCalBor7.hap1.2, whole genome shotgun sequence genome:
- the ARC gene encoding activity-regulated cytoskeleton-associated protein, protein MQLDNVTNAGIHSFQGHRGVANKPNVILQIGKCRAEMLEHVRRTHRHLLSEVSKQVERELKGLQKSVGKLENNLEDHVPTDNQRWKKSIKACLARCQETIAHLERWVKREMNVWKEVFFRLERWADRLESMGGKYCPGDHGKQTVSVGVGGPEIRPSEGEIYDYALDMSQMYALTPPPGEVPSIPQGHDSYQWVSVSEDAPASPVETQVFEDPREFLSHLEEYLKQVGGTEEYWLSQIQNHMNGPAKKWWEYKQDSVKNWVEFKKEFLQYSEGTLTRDAIKRELDLPQKEGEPLDQFLWRKRDLYQTLYVDADEEEIIQYVVGTLQPKLKRFLSYPLPKTLEQLIQRGKEVQGNMEHSEEPSPQRTPEMQSGDSVDSVPPSTTASPVPSNGTQPEPPSPPATVI, encoded by the coding sequence ATGCAGCTGGATAATGTCACCAATGCGGGCATCCACTCCTTCCAGGGGCACCGTGGAGTTGCCAACAAGCCCAATGTGATCCTGCAGATAGGGAAATGTAGGGCAGAAATGTTGGAGCATGTCAGGAGGACCCACCGGCACCTCCTGTCCGAGGTCTCCAAGCAGGTGGAGCGCGAGCTGAAAGGCTTGCAGAAATCAGTGGGGAAGTTAGAAAATAACTTAGAGGACCATGTCCCAACTGATAACCAAAGATGGAAGAAGTCCATCAAGGCCTGCCTGGCCAGGTGCCAGGAAACCATTGCCCATCTGGAGAGGTGGGTCAAGAGAGAGATGAATGTTTGGAAGGAGGTCTTTTTCCGTCTGGAGAGGTGGGCGGACCGTCTGGAGTCCATGGGAGGCAAATATTGTCCTGGGGACCATGGCAAGCAGACTGTGTCCGTTGGGGTGGGAGGCCCAGAGATAAGGCCAAGTGAGGGGGAGATTTATGATTATGCACTTGATATGAGCCAAATGTATGCGCTGACCCCTCCTCCCGGGGAGGTGCCCAGCATCCCCCAGGGCCATGATTCCTACCAGTGGGTCTCCGTGTCAGAGGATGCTCCAGCCTCCCCAGTGGAGACCCAGGTCTTTGAGGATCCCAGGGAGTTCTTGAGCCACTTGGAGGAATACTTAAAGCAGGTGGGTGGAACAGAGGAATACTGGCTGTCTCAGATCCAAAACCACATGAACGGCCCAGCTAAAAAGTGGTGGGAATACAAGCAGGACTCTGTCAAGAACTGGGTCGAGTTCAAGAAGGAGTTCCTGCAGTACAGCGAGGGGACTTTGACTAGGGATGCTATCAAAAGGGAGCTGGATTTGCCCCAGAAAGAGGGGGAGCCCCTGGACCAGTTCCTTTGGCGCAAGAGAGACTTGTACCAGACCCTCTATGTTGATGCAGATGAGGAGGAAATTATCCAGTATGTAGTAGGCACCCTCCAGCCCAAACTGAAGCGCTTCTTGAGTTACCCCTTGCCCAAGACCTTAGAGCAGCTGATCCAAAGAGGGAAGGAAGTCCAAGGCAACATGGAGCACTCTGAGGAGCCCAGTCCACAGAGGACCCCTGAGATGCAATCAGGAGATTCTGTGGACAGCGTGCCTCCCTCGACTACTGCCAGTCCCGTGCCGAGCAATGGGACTCAACCTGAGCCCCCTAGCCCACCAGCTACTGTCATATGA